Proteins encoded within one genomic window of Lysinibacillus sphaericus:
- the nikB gene encoding nickel ABC transporter permease, whose product MYESTWMFCLKRILTLPFVLLGVSILTFVFIRFVPIEPAEVILRLAKVTPTEEAIQALREELGTDKPLLIQYLLWLIGVLQFDFGTSFVSKLPVAHELFAKLPATIELAVAAFVLILVFSIPLGMISALYKCAIIDKIIRLFSILSVSIPTFWLGFLLLYLFSLKFGIFPTNGKGTLAHLVLPALTLALPTIGLFVQLIRATIIEELHKHYVQYAQLRGLKNSVILMQHVMRNAAITLTTMLGLTLGNLLGGAVIVEQVFSWPGLGRFLIESIINRDYPVVQCYVLIIAVIYVLSNLCADVLHRVLDPHLMMKGRRD is encoded by the coding sequence ATGTACGAATCGACATGGATGTTTTGTTTAAAAAGAATTTTAACGTTACCGTTTGTATTATTAGGGGTATCTATATTGACGTTTGTATTTATTCGCTTCGTTCCAATAGAGCCTGCGGAGGTTATTTTAAGATTGGCTAAAGTTACGCCAACGGAAGAGGCAATCCAGGCATTACGTGAGGAACTTGGGACAGACAAACCTTTACTTATTCAATATCTGCTATGGTTAATAGGAGTTTTGCAGTTTGATTTTGGTACTTCTTTTGTTAGTAAATTACCAGTGGCACATGAGCTATTCGCTAAATTACCAGCAACTATCGAATTGGCTGTTGCTGCATTTGTGCTCATTCTTGTTTTTAGTATCCCATTAGGTATGATAAGCGCACTGTATAAGTGTGCCATAATCGATAAAATAATTAGATTGTTTTCTATCTTGAGTGTATCAATTCCAACATTTTGGTTAGGTTTTTTATTACTGTATCTATTTAGCTTAAAATTTGGTATTTTCCCGACTAATGGGAAGGGGACACTTGCTCATCTTGTTTTACCTGCGCTAACACTAGCCTTACCGACAATTGGATTATTTGTTCAGTTAATTCGTGCAACGATTATTGAAGAATTGCATAAGCATTATGTTCAATACGCTCAGTTAAGAGGATTAAAAAATTCTGTCATACTCATGCAACATGTAATGAGAAATGCTGCGATAACGTTGACTACGATGCTGGGCTTGACACTTGGTAATTTACTCGGTGGTGCGGTAATTGTGGAGCAAGTCTTTAGTTGGCCAGGACTCGGTAGGTTTTTAATTGAATCGATTATTAATCGGGATTACCCGGTTGTTCAATGCTATGTTCTAATTATTGCCGTCATCTATGTACTTTCTAATTTATGCGCCGATGTATTACATCGGGTATTGGATCCTCACCTGATGATGAAGGGCAGGAGAGATTGA
- a CDS encoding ABC transporter permease subunit has translation MSLVKKLSHVNYKKSFSLTILVIIGLLGIFAPLLMPHDPFAVDITRRFLAPTWQYPLGTDHLGRCVFSRILLGIRYSLGSALLIQMIAIILAIFLGAFVALKGGMIDFLFIRICDILLAFPTLVLAFGLLGLLGPSLKNVLIALIFTQLIYYSRMIRSLFIGMNEKVFIQAARISGTTGVGLIVRHYVPNVLPIIVTMVALDVGKVILEIAGFSFIGLGVQAPIPEWGMMVNEGKQYIRQHPELMLYPGLAIVLVVLLFNRLASSLKKFE, from the coding sequence GTGAGTCTAGTAAAGAAACTAAGTCATGTAAATTATAAAAAATCGTTTAGTTTAACAATACTTGTAATCATTGGTTTGTTGGGGATTTTTGCACCATTATTAATGCCCCATGACCCTTTTGCAGTCGATATTACAAGGCGATTTTTAGCTCCTACTTGGCAATATCCATTAGGAACAGATCATTTAGGAAGATGTGTCTTTTCTCGAATACTTTTAGGTATTCGCTATTCTTTAGGATCAGCTCTTTTAATTCAAATGATAGCGATTATACTAGCTATCTTTCTAGGAGCATTTGTTGCTTTAAAAGGAGGTATGATAGATTTCCTATTCATTCGGATATGTGATATTTTATTAGCTTTTCCTACACTTGTACTAGCATTTGGGCTTTTAGGTTTATTAGGTCCAAGTTTGAAAAATGTGTTAATTGCACTTATTTTTACGCAGCTTATTTATTATTCAAGAATGATAAGAAGCTTATTTATAGGGATGAATGAAAAAGTATTTATTCAAGCAGCTAGAATTAGTGGAACTACAGGAGTCGGTTTAATCGTACGTCATTATGTCCCCAATGTGCTACCTATCATCGTAACAATGGTTGCACTGGATGTAGGGAAAGTCATTTTGGAAATTGCCGGCTTTTCATTTATCGGACTTGGCGTACAGGCCCCCATCCCTGAATGGGGAATGATGGTGAACGAAGGGAAGCAGTACATTCGCCAACATCCTGAATTAATGCTTTATCCGGGACTTGCCATTGTTCTGGTTGTTCTATTGTTTAATCGTTTAGCAAGTAGTCTGAAGAAATTTGAGTAA
- a CDS encoding ABC transporter ATP-binding protein: protein MDKEKVLEVKDLTVKIGEKNVLSSINMTAYKGRVLGIIGESGSGKTMLCHAMMQTLPSLAQITQGQVLYRQKDLLAMTASTLRAYRGRHLSMIMQNPATAFDSIQTIEKHFLETLKAHFVMTKKEMRQIAIDTMYKVNLPNADELLHYYPFQLSGGMLQRVMIALSLAIQSTLYIADEPTTALDTVNQKQVLTLFDRICSETGAAIILVTHDLGVIAELADDVAVMYKGEIIEQANVFDFFDAPQHPYTKKLLQSRITF, encoded by the coding sequence ATGGACAAAGAGAAAGTGTTAGAAGTGAAAGATTTAACGGTGAAAATCGGCGAAAAAAATGTATTGTCCTCTATTAATATGACTGCCTATAAAGGGCGTGTCTTAGGAATTATCGGGGAAAGTGGTAGTGGAAAAACAATGCTTTGCCATGCCATGATGCAAACACTCCCATCTTTGGCGCAGATTACACAAGGTCAAGTTCTATATAGACAAAAAGATTTACTGGCTATGACAGCTTCTACATTAAGAGCTTATCGTGGAAGGCATTTGTCTATGATTATGCAAAATCCAGCCACTGCCTTCGATAGTATTCAAACAATTGAAAAGCATTTCCTAGAAACATTAAAAGCTCACTTTGTGATGACTAAAAAAGAAATGAGACAGATTGCAATTGATACCATGTATAAGGTCAATTTACCCAACGCAGATGAGCTATTGCACTATTATCCATTTCAATTAAGTGGTGGCATGTTACAGCGAGTGATGATTGCTTTGTCATTGGCGATACAATCCACCCTATATATTGCAGATGAGCCAACGACAGCTCTAGACACAGTCAATCAAAAACAAGTGTTAACATTATTTGATCGTATTTGCTCAGAAACGGGGGCTGCTATTATTCTTGTGACTCATGATTTAGGTGTGATTGCTGAACTGGCTGACGATGTTGCCGTAATGTATAAGGGAGAAATTATTGAGCAGGCAAATGTCTTTGATTTTTTTGATGCCCCTCAGCATCCTTATACAAAAAAACTTTTACAATCAAGAATTACTTTTTAG
- a CDS encoding ABC transporter ATP-binding protein: MTLLEVKNIEKYYSQRQFMFRRKQEAPIIQKVSFSLREGECLGIVGQSGSGKSTLGRIILGVERPTNGEVLFQGVNLYEATSKDKKMVRRDLQAVFQNSYDSFNPKQTIFEILEEPLLNFEHYSKIERKHKVMELLDCVELANTIAQQYPAQLSGGQQQRINIARALALNPKLIVLDEAISSLDMILQKHILQLLQTLQKERKLAYIFISHDLQATHFMSDRILVMQHGQLMEEIQKGQTCQHPVSQELYNAILPSHPRERNKMK, from the coding sequence ATGACACTACTAGAAGTGAAGAATATTGAGAAGTACTATTCTCAAAGACAGTTTATGTTTAGAAGAAAGCAGGAAGCACCTATAATACAAAAGGTGTCATTTTCACTTCGAGAGGGCGAGTGTTTAGGCATAGTTGGGCAAAGTGGTTCAGGGAAAAGTACATTAGGTCGCATTATTTTAGGTGTTGAGCGACCAACAAATGGTGAGGTTTTATTTCAAGGTGTCAATCTTTACGAAGCAACAAGCAAGGATAAAAAAATGGTACGGAGAGATTTGCAGGCTGTCTTTCAAAATAGCTACGATTCATTTAATCCGAAGCAAACGATTTTTGAAATATTAGAGGAACCATTACTTAATTTCGAACATTACAGCAAAATAGAAAGAAAACATAAAGTGATGGAATTACTAGACTGTGTGGAATTAGCGAACACCATTGCCCAACAATATCCTGCACAGCTTAGTGGAGGACAACAGCAGCGTATCAACATTGCTAGAGCGCTTGCCTTAAATCCTAAGTTAATCGTATTGGATGAGGCAATTAGTAGTCTAGACATGATACTTCAGAAACATATATTACAGTTACTTCAAACACTACAAAAAGAAAGAAAGCTAGCATATATTTTCATTTCCCATGATTTACAGGCGACACATTTTATGTCTGATCGAATACTAGTTATGCAACACGGTCAGCTTATGGAGGAAATCCAGAAAGGACAAACATGTCAACATCCCGTTTCTCAAGAACTTTACAATGCAATTTTGCCATCGCATCCACGGGAAAGAAATAAAATGAAATAG
- a CDS encoding ECF transporter S component, translating into MQKNIRLIISFIVILVFIPLSLYAGITIFADRKYYFVSIVIMILACVPFFLSFERRKPQPREILVIAVMSAISVAGRALFVVTPGFKPVAAITAITGFSLGAEAGFLTGAISALVSNMFFGQGPWTPFQMFMWGMIGFIAGLLGKTRLMHKKIPLILFGIFAGIFFSFGMDVWGTISMYGVFSWKAYALALTSAVPFMIIYCISNVIFLLLLAKPISEKLDRIKNKYGILQ; encoded by the coding sequence ATGCAAAAAAACATTCGATTAATTATTTCATTTATTGTCATTCTAGTTTTCATTCCACTTTCTTTATATGCTGGTATTACAATTTTTGCTGATCGAAAATATTATTTTGTATCGATTGTCATTATGATTTTAGCGTGTGTCCCCTTTTTCCTTTCATTTGAGCGTAGAAAGCCACAGCCACGCGAAATTTTAGTCATAGCAGTGATGTCTGCTATTTCAGTGGCAGGTCGTGCTTTATTTGTTGTTACACCTGGCTTTAAACCTGTCGCAGCTATTACAGCGATTACTGGCTTTTCACTTGGAGCAGAAGCAGGCTTTTTAACAGGGGCAATTTCTGCGTTAGTATCCAATATGTTTTTTGGACAAGGTCCTTGGACACCCTTCCAAATGTTTATGTGGGGAATGATTGGTTTTATTGCTGGCTTGTTAGGTAAAACTCGTTTAATGCATAAAAAAATACCACTTATATTATTTGGTATTTTTGCAGGCATATTTTTTTCGTTTGGTATGGATGTTTGGGGAACAATATCAATGTACGGTGTTTTTAGCTGGAAAGCTTACGCACTTGCATTGACTTCTGCAGTCCCTTTTATGATAATCTACTGTATTTCTAATGTAATTTTTTTACTATTGTTAGCTAAACCGATTAGTGAAAAACTAGACCGAATAAAAAATAAATATGGGATTTTACAGTAA
- a CDS encoding ABC transporter ATP-binding protein, producing MAIVKIDNVSFTYPNEAIPILKNINLTIQQGEFIVLIGQSGCGKSTLLRHFKRELRPHGTVTGNIFYKDCDLEKLNAEVAATDIGYVFQNPDNQIVTDKVWHELAFGLESLGLDSPTIRRRVAEMANFFGIEKWFHQKTIELSGGQKQLLNLASIMVMQPKLLLLDEPTSQLDPIAALEFIQTLHRLNKELGITIILIEHRLEEVLPLADRVLIMDEGSILFDGPPKEILNSLPANHAMITALPAATKIFHLLNGIGPIPLTIREGQRWLSNQQYNCSPLHTPHTITQNKSDVVLEAKDVAFRYEKKGRDIVHHFNLQVKGQEFLTIIGGNGTGKSTVLAILSGLQKPYHGKIFLFSKALKSYSSKQLYQQFLTVLPQNPKSLFVQKTVLLELNDMAQLHKVTEAKIQETVQLFNLTHLLNRHPYDLSGGEQQKLALAKILLIEPKILLLDEPTKGLDAHSKEELAEILKDLQTKGTTIIMVTHDIEFSAQYSDRCALFFDGSIVSEDEPRAFYSGNNFYTTAAHRISRDILSNAITCEDVVTLCKKTFD from the coding sequence ATGGCGATCGTTAAAATCGACAATGTAAGCTTTACTTATCCTAATGAAGCAATTCCTATTTTAAAAAATATTAATCTAACTATTCAGCAAGGCGAGTTTATCGTGTTAATAGGCCAATCTGGTTGTGGGAAAAGTACATTGCTTCGCCATTTCAAACGAGAATTGCGCCCACATGGCACGGTGACGGGTAATATTTTCTACAAAGATTGTGACTTGGAGAAGCTAAATGCTGAAGTAGCTGCTACTGACATTGGCTATGTATTTCAAAATCCTGATAATCAAATTGTTACAGATAAAGTATGGCATGAACTTGCTTTTGGACTAGAAAGCCTAGGTCTAGATTCACCAACAATTCGCCGCAGGGTAGCCGAAATGGCCAATTTCTTCGGTATTGAAAAATGGTTTCATCAAAAAACAATCGAGCTTTCTGGCGGACAAAAACAATTATTAAATTTAGCCTCCATTATGGTGATGCAGCCCAAATTGCTACTGTTAGATGAGCCAACATCACAATTAGATCCAATAGCTGCATTGGAGTTTATACAGACATTGCATCGTTTAAATAAAGAATTAGGTATTACGATAATTTTAATTGAGCATCGTCTCGAAGAAGTGTTGCCTCTTGCTGATCGCGTACTTATTATGGATGAAGGCAGTATTTTATTTGATGGCCCACCTAAGGAAATTTTAAACTCTTTACCAGCAAATCACGCTATGATTACAGCACTGCCGGCAGCTACAAAGATTTTCCACCTACTAAACGGTATAGGTCCTATTCCTCTTACTATTCGTGAGGGACAACGCTGGCTTAGTAACCAACAATATAACTGTTCTCCCTTACACACACCTCATACAATAACTCAAAATAAATCAGATGTTGTATTAGAGGCAAAGGATGTTGCTTTTCGGTATGAAAAGAAAGGCAGGGATATTGTCCATCATTTTAATTTGCAAGTGAAGGGACAGGAATTTTTAACGATAATAGGTGGAAACGGCACTGGAAAATCAACCGTTCTTGCTATTTTATCTGGGCTACAAAAGCCTTATCATGGAAAAATATTTTTGTTCAGTAAAGCCCTGAAAAGCTACAGTAGTAAACAATTGTACCAACAATTTTTAACTGTATTACCACAGAATCCGAAATCATTATTTGTACAAAAAACAGTACTTCTAGAGTTAAATGACATGGCTCAATTACATAAAGTAACAGAAGCAAAAATTCAAGAAACTGTTCAATTATTCAATTTAACTCATTTATTAAATCGACATCCTTATGATTTAAGTGGTGGTGAGCAGCAAAAATTAGCGCTTGCAAAAATTTTATTAATAGAACCTAAAATACTGCTACTAGATGAGCCGACAAAAGGTCTTGATGCACATTCAAAGGAAGAGCTCGCAGAAATATTAAAAGATTTACAAACTAAAGGGACAACAATCATTATGGTGACACACGATATAGAATTTTCTGCACAATACAGCGATAGATGCGCTCTGTTTTTCGATGGTAGTATCGTATCAGAGGACGAACCACGAGCATTTTATAGTGGAAATAATTTTTATACAACTGCTGCGCATCGAATATCAAGAGATATATTGAGCAATGCGATTACATGTGAGGATGTCGTTACTCTATGCAAAAAAACATTCGATTAA
- a CDS encoding energy-coupling factor transporter transmembrane component T: MKTFETFHPIVLFSFFVATIGLSMIFMHPIYLTITIFSAISLNIALRRQLFFKDWKLYVPLFFLMAIINPMISHNGQLVLLYVNGNAITVEAILYGIAIATMIVAIMLWFSCYNVMMTSDKFIYLFGKVSPSLSLTLSISLRLVPRFRHQLTQIVQAQKVIGMDFTTGSLWHRIKCTVQILSILITWALDNAIDTADSMKARGYGVKKRTAFSIFIFERRDGFVLAMIILLFFSNLVASFIGTTTYYFYPTFGAVKWDIASILFYISYVILLSIPLVFEIWGALKWRSLKSTM, encoded by the coding sequence ATGAAGACATTTGAAACATTTCACCCTATCGTACTTTTTTCTTTTTTTGTAGCTACTATCGGCTTATCCATGATTTTTATGCATCCAATCTATTTAACTATTACAATTTTCTCAGCAATCAGCTTAAATATAGCTTTACGCAGACAACTTTTCTTTAAGGACTGGAAGTTATATGTACCTTTGTTTTTCTTAATGGCGATTATTAATCCAATGATTAGCCATAATGGTCAACTTGTATTACTTTATGTAAATGGTAACGCCATTACTGTAGAGGCCATTTTGTATGGTATCGCAATCGCCACAATGATTGTAGCGATTATGCTATGGTTCAGCTGCTACAATGTCATGATGACATCTGATAAGTTTATTTATCTGTTTGGAAAAGTATCGCCATCTTTATCATTAACATTGTCGATTTCATTGCGATTAGTTCCGCGCTTTAGACATCAGTTAACGCAAATTGTACAAGCGCAAAAAGTAATTGGCATGGATTTTACAACTGGCTCACTATGGCACCGTATTAAATGTACCGTGCAAATTTTATCAATTTTGATTACATGGGCATTGGATAACGCCATTGATACGGCTGATTCTATGAAAGCTCGTGGTTACGGTGTCAAAAAGCGGACTGCCTTTTCTATTTTTATTTTCGAGCGTCGTGACGGCTTTGTTTTGGCAATGATTATATTGCTTTTTTTTAGCAATTTAGTTGCAAGCTTTATTGGTACAACCACATATTATTTTTATCCAACTTTCGGAGCAGTTAAATGGGATATAGCAAGCATTCTGTTTTATATTAGCTATGTCATTCTACTCTCTATTCCATTAGTATTTGAAATCTGGGGGGCATTAAAATGGCGATCGTTAAAATCGACAATGTAA
- a CDS encoding DUF4430 domain-containing protein yields the protein MNKILHCLLVSLLALFLTACNIQTVEQFEQMEDQDRSADSLPPSEQLEAEEQTPSVENDTAEEKQEVKESEIGDKAPLEEIDKNSQQKTIDGKQQPKHEADKKQEDTKLPSTITDLSTTKQADNKQQTKTINSSTDKQKNAEPKKRTVKISIRVDTLLKHWEKLDSSLQSERYVPKNGIILKTTTYELLSEKDTVWDVLQRATKEHKIQMEYQGANENIYNSVYVEGINHLYEFSAGELSGWMYKVNGVYPNYGCNQYVLKDGDVIEWNYTVDLGRDLGHHWDGN from the coding sequence ATGAATAAAATTTTACACTGCTTACTCGTATCGTTGTTAGCTCTATTTTTAACTGCGTGCAATATTCAAACAGTTGAGCAATTCGAGCAAATGGAAGATCAGGACCGAAGCGCTGACTCCCTCCCTCCCTCTGAACAACTTGAAGCGGAAGAACAAACTCCCTCAGTAGAAAATGACACTGCTGAGGAAAAGCAGGAAGTGAAGGAGTCTGAGATAGGTGACAAGGCCCCACTGGAGGAAATAGATAAAAATTCCCAGCAAAAAACGATAGATGGAAAACAACAACCAAAACATGAAGCGGACAAAAAGCAAGAAGACACCAAATTACCAAGTACAATAACTGATTTGTCTACTACTAAACAAGCTGATAATAAACAACAAACAAAAACAATTAACTCATCTACAGATAAGCAAAAAAATGCAGAACCTAAAAAACGCACTGTAAAAATTTCAATCCGTGTTGATACATTACTAAAGCATTGGGAAAAGTTAGACTCTTCCCTACAAAGTGAGAGATATGTGCCCAAGAACGGCATCATTTTAAAGACAACAACATACGAGCTACTATCAGAGAAGGATACTGTTTGGGATGTATTACAGCGCGCAACGAAGGAGCATAAAATTCAAATGGAATATCAAGGAGCAAACGAAAATATTTATAACAGTGTCTATGTAGAAGGTATTAATCATTTATATGAATTTAGTGCTGGTGAATTAAGTGGCTGGATGTACAAAGTAAATGGTGTTTATCCAAATTATGGTTGCAATCAATACGTATTAAAAGATGGCGATGTCATTGAATGGAACTACACGGTCGATTTAGGTCGCGACCTAGGACATCATTGGGATGGTAACTAA
- a CDS encoding S-layer homology domain-containing protein, whose amino-acid sequence MKQKLSMFIMVLALLLIVVPVSAQQVSTVDAYDTTGQFLVNKAPNPSFGDEWIIMALTRGEYNVPKGYYDKYYENVTKHVQSVKGNLHNRKYTDYSRLIIALTAIGKDPTNVGGFNLVEKLSDFDKVVWQGTNGAFFALIALDTWGFELPKKATTTREKLIQHILSKQLPDGGWNLSGVKADPDMTAMAIQALSTYRDREDVKASINKALDTLNNLQGANGSYQSWGTTNLESVAQVITALASLNIDANKDQRFHKLFTSFFTFYNVKDGGFKHVLTESVSNGMATEQASYTLAAYNRLIESKTKLYDTSDKITNKPSTQVQSNHPKAPPTKVSFKDIEFHWAKSDIEAAVAKGLLKGYDDNTFRPNNNLSRIQAVSILVRALHLTSSKNAPFTDISSYNDETKQEIAAAYEANLLVKSEKFAPSSPILRKELAVMLANAYTYKTGRPYIPTNIAPLNDIAELSKESQQAITFLYDFDIAQGANGSFNPTNFITRAHAAKMYINFLKVVEE is encoded by the coding sequence ATGAAACAAAAATTATCGATGTTTATAATGGTACTTGCTTTGTTGTTAATTGTGGTTCCAGTCTCTGCACAGCAAGTATCAACAGTAGATGCTTATGATACAACAGGTCAGTTTTTAGTAAATAAAGCACCAAACCCTTCTTTTGGTGATGAGTGGATTATTATGGCACTTACACGTGGTGAATATAATGTTCCGAAAGGCTATTATGATAAATATTATGAAAATGTCACGAAGCATGTACAATCCGTAAAGGGTAATTTACACAATCGTAAGTATACTGATTATTCTCGTTTAATTATTGCACTCACTGCTATCGGTAAAGACCCTACAAATGTAGGCGGCTTTAATTTAGTAGAAAAATTAAGTGACTTTGACAAAGTAGTATGGCAAGGCACAAATGGTGCTTTTTTTGCCTTAATCGCTTTAGACACATGGGGCTTCGAGCTTCCTAAAAAAGCAACAACTACACGCGAAAAACTTATTCAACATATACTATCAAAGCAATTGCCTGATGGTGGATGGAATTTATCAGGAGTGAAAGCTGATCCAGATATGACAGCAATGGCTATTCAAGCTCTTTCAACTTATAGGGATAGAGAGGATGTTAAGGCATCTATTAATAAAGCACTTGATACATTAAATAACTTACAAGGAGCTAATGGTAGTTACCAAAGCTGGGGAACAACAAACTTAGAAAGTGTAGCACAAGTTATTACAGCACTTGCTAGTTTAAATATTGATGCCAACAAAGATCAGCGCTTTCATAAGTTATTTACGAGCTTTTTCACCTTCTATAATGTAAAAGATGGCGGCTTCAAGCATGTATTAACAGAATCCGTATCGAATGGTATGGCAACAGAGCAGGCGTCTTATACATTAGCAGCATATAACCGACTGATTGAGAGCAAAACAAAGTTATATGATACGTCTGATAAAATAACAAATAAACCATCAACACAGGTTCAGTCAAATCATCCTAAAGCTCCCCCTACTAAAGTGAGCTTTAAGGATATTGAATTTCATTGGGCAAAGTCTGATATCGAAGCTGCAGTAGCTAAAGGATTATTAAAAGGCTATGACGATAATACATTTAGGCCAAATAACAATTTATCTCGTATTCAGGCTGTATCAATTTTAGTTCGCGCTCTTCATTTAACAAGTTCCAAAAATGCACCTTTTACAGACATTAGCTCCTATAATGATGAAACAAAACAGGAGATTGCTGCTGCTTACGAGGCAAATTTATTAGTAAAGTCGGAGAAGTTTGCACCTTCCTCCCCTATTTTACGTAAGGAATTAGCGGTTATGCTAGCAAATGCCTATACATATAAAACAGGCAGACCTTATATACCAACAAACATTGCACCATTAAATGATATTGCGGAGCTATCAAAGGAATCTCAGCAGGCAATTACTTTCTTGTATGATTTTGACATAGCACAGGGCGCAAATGGCTCGTTTAATCCTACTAATTTTATTACTCGTGCACATGCAGCTAAAATGTATATTAATTTCTTAAAGGTTGTTGAAGAATAA